One part of the Gadus macrocephalus chromosome 8, ASM3116895v1 genome encodes these proteins:
- the LOC132463517 gene encoding leptin receptor gene-related protein — protein sequence MAGVKALVGLSFSGAIGLTFLLLGCALEQYGVYWPLFVLLFYVLSPIPTFIAKRLSEDTDSASNACRELAYFFTTGIVVSAFGLPMILARKETIQWGACGLVMAGNSVIFLTILGFFVVFGGGDDFSWEQW from the exons ATGGCTGGTGTTAAAG CACTAGTAGGTCTGTCCTTCAGTGGAGCCATCGGGCTCACCTTTCTGCTGCTGGGCTGTGCGTTGGAACAATACGG GGTGTACTGGCCGCTGTTTGTGTTGCTCTTCTACGTGCTGAGCCCCATCCCAACGTTCATCGCCAAGAGGCTGAGTGAGGACACCGACTCTGCCAGCAACGCCTGCAGGGAGCTGGCGTACTTCTTCACTACTGGTATTGTGGTGTCAGCCTTTGGCCTTCCAATGATCCTGGCACGCAAAGAAAcg ATCCAGTGGGGCGCTTGTGGTCTGGTGATGGCCGGCAACTCTGTCATCTTCCTCACAATCCTGGGTTTCTTTGTGGTGTTCGGAGGTGGGGACGACTTCAGCTGGGAGCAGTGGTAG